The following coding sequences are from one Polyodon spathula isolate WHYD16114869_AA unplaced genomic scaffold, ASM1765450v1 scaffolds_85, whole genome shotgun sequence window:
- the LOC121308035 gene encoding zona pellucida sperm-binding protein 1-like, with protein MAWFGGSSRCMDKLPEMALIDASYTSFYPQSHLPLSVLLGSKVYLEVQLVNPPNPSVVLLVHYCIAYPRSSHAAWVIIYGGCPNILDYSSAAGLHVKYNNMPVSKHTRRFEIEIFQFLDYKTKQRLDEEIYFMCSTEVCSPERRVCNEGCFDGREMPVPTSRSAGGRCAGKPCPGKSNVDKRAAPGHAGFIAVSEGTFTLDEIVPHEQTGK; from the exons ATGGCTTGGTTCGGGGGATCCAGCAGGTGTATGGACAAATTACCAGAGATGGCCCTTATCG ACGCCAGCTACACTAGCTTCTACCCACAGTCCCATCTGCCCCTGAGCGTCTTGCTTGGAAGCAAGGTGTATCTGGAAGTGCAGCTTGTAAACCCTCCTAACCCCAGTGTAGTTCTGCTGGTCCACTACTGCATCGCCTATCCCCGGTCCTCTCACGCTGCCTGGGTGATCATCTATGGAGG TTGTCCAAACATCCTGGATTACAGCAGTGCTGCTGGCCTCCatgtcaaatacaataacatgccTGTATCCAAGCACACTCGACGCTTTGAAATAGAAATCTTCCAGTTCCTGGACTACAAGACCAAGCAGCGTTTGGATGAGGAA atCTATTTCATGTGTTCAACCGAAGTGTGTTCCCCGGAACGTCGTGTTTGCAATGAAGGATGCTTTGATGGAAGAG AGATGCCTGTTCCCACATCAAGATCTGCTGGAGGGCGCTGTGCAGGAAAGCCCTGTCCTGGGAAATCAAACGTAGACAAGCGAGCTGCTCCTGGTCATGCTGGCTTCATCGCTGTCAGCGAAGGAACCTTCACTTTGGATGAGATTGTGCCCCATGAACAAACGGGCAAGTGA